In Vigna unguiculata cultivar IT97K-499-35 chromosome 3, ASM411807v1, whole genome shotgun sequence, a single genomic region encodes these proteins:
- the LOC114178524 gene encoding ubiquitin-like-specific protease ESD4 isoform X1, with product MAVVTSNGKRRPNWLSAAHHLPSPNSKRLRLSATSDNHADPVLSSSSIVSRISKYPEAKPLGRREVHAPCRPRKFDFPTFNRMKSSLNASSSYYDRKEEIVNDVGNTLSENYERAKKSALASIRFEEKGKEVIEVDDGSPKGMVSEDSGVEEVRFREDGRDVRSVVTEHKWQEGDLVVTEVKDLKAKDVRGGPQQQSASSVVSELTNGDLNVVNAVKMFGTLSLTPERDLSDVHAYKKLLEAVDKRSDTIKRLSAEIKLNEKRRSTFELLRPKKELVQEVPLEPFIPLTEDDELEVTRAFSANRRKILVAHEKSCIEVSGEKFQCLRPGAWLNDEVINLYLELLKERERREPQKFLNCHFFNTFFYKKLISGKGGYDFKSVRRWTSQKKLGYGLHECDKIFVPIHKEIHWCLAVINKKDKKFQYLDSLKGIDTHVMKVLASYIVDEVKDKTGKDLDVSSWEKEFVEDLPEQQNGYDCGVFMIKYADFYSRNLGLCFNQEHMSYFRRRTAKEILRLRAN from the exons ATGGCCGTCGTAACTAGCAACGGCAAGCGCCGCCCGAATTGGCTCTCTGCGGCTCACCACCTTCCATCTCCCAATTCCAAAAGGCTCAGACTGTCGGCAACATCCGACAACCACGCGGACCCTGTGTTATCCTCGAGTAGTATCGTTTCCAGAATTTCCAAATACCCTGAAGCCAAGCCACTGGGGCGTAGGGAGGTTCACGCGCCGTGTAGACCCCGTAAGTTTGATTTTCCTACGTTTAATAGAATGAAATCGAGCTTGAATGCTAGTAGTAGTTATTATGATCGCAAGGAAGAGATTGTTAACGATGTCGGCAACACGCTGAGTGAAAATTACGAAAGGGCGAAAAAATCAGCGTTAGCTAGCATTAGGTTTGAGGAAAAGGGTAAGGAGGTGATAGAAGTGGATGATGGTAGTCCCAAGGGCATGGTTTCCGAAGATTCGGGCGTGGAGGAGGTTCGTTTTAGGGAAGATGGACGGGATGTGCGCTCTGTGGTGACGGAGCACAAGTGGCAAGAGGGTGATTTGGTTGTGACTGAAGTGAAGGATTTGAAAGCTAAGGATGTGCGTGGCGGTCCTCAGCAGCAGTCAGCTTCATCTGTGGTTTCGGAGTTGACTAACGGCGATTTGAATGTTGTTAATGCTGTGAAGATGTTCGGCACTCTATCTTTAACTCCTGAGCGTGATCTTTCGGATGTTCATGCCTACAAGAAGTTGCTTGAGGCTGTTGACAAGCGCTCGGATACGATTAAGAGGCTGTCGGCTGAAATTAAGCTTAATGAGAAGCGTAGGTCCACATTTGAATTGTTGCGCCCGAAGAAGGAACTAGTACAG GAAGTGCCATTGGAACCTTTTATTCCTCTTACTGAAGATGATGAGTTAGAGGTTACACGTGCCTTTTCTGCCAACAg GAGGAAGATCTTGGTTGCCCATGAGAAATCGTGCATTGAGGTCTCAGGAGAAAAATTTCAATGCCTTAGACCCGGTGCATGGTTAAATGACGAG GTAATAAATTTGTACCTTGAATTGCTAAAAGAAAGGGAGAGAAGAGAGCCCCAGAAGTTTCTGAACTGTCATTTTTTCAATACTTTTTTCTACAAGAAG TTAATAAGTGGCAAGGGTGGTTATGATTTCAAATCTGTGAGGAGATGGACCAGCCAAAAGAAACTGGGATATGGCCTACATGAATGTGATAAA ATTTTTGTTCCTATCCATAAAGAGATCCATTGGTGCTTGGCTGTTATCAATAAGAAAGATAAGAAATTTCAGTACTTGGATTCACTGAAAGGAATAGACACCCATGTGATGAAAGTTCTG GCTAGCTATATTGTAGATGAAGTAAAGGACAAGACTGGAAAAGATCTTGATGTAAGTTCTTGGGAAAAGGAATTTGTTGAAGACCTTCCTGAGCAGCAGAATGG GTATGATTGTGGGGTTTTTATGATCAAATACGCTGACTTCTATAGCAGAAACTTGGGGCTGTGTTTCAACCAG GAACACATGTCGTACTTCCGGCGCAGAACAGCTAAGGAAATCTTGAGATTAAGAGCTAACTAA
- the LOC114178524 gene encoding ubiquitin-like-specific protease ESD4 isoform X2 produces MAVVTSNGKRRPNWLSAAHHLPSPNSKRLRLSATSDNHADPVLSSSSIVSRISKYPEAKPLGRREVHAPCRPRKFDFPTFNRMKSSLNASSSYYDRKEEIVNDVGNTLSENYERAKKSALASIRFEEKGKEVIEVDDGSPKGMVSEDSGVEEVRFREDGRDVRSVVTEHKWQEGDLVVTEVKDLKAKDVRGGPQQQSASSVVSELTNGDLNVVNAVKMFGTLSLTPERDLSDVHAYKKLLEAVDKRSDTIKRLSAEIKLNEKRRSTFELLRPKKELVQEVPLEPFIPLTEDDELEVTRAFSANRRKILVAHEKSCIEVSGEKFQCLRPGAWLNDEVINLYLELLKERERREPQKFLNCHFFNTFFYKKLISGKGGYDFKSVRRWTSQKKLGYGLHECDKIFVPIHKEIHWCLAVINKKDKKFQYLDSLKGIDTHVMKVLASYIVDEVKDKTGKDLDVSSWEKEFVEDLPEQQNGSEVFPVICGRIVF; encoded by the exons ATGGCCGTCGTAACTAGCAACGGCAAGCGCCGCCCGAATTGGCTCTCTGCGGCTCACCACCTTCCATCTCCCAATTCCAAAAGGCTCAGACTGTCGGCAACATCCGACAACCACGCGGACCCTGTGTTATCCTCGAGTAGTATCGTTTCCAGAATTTCCAAATACCCTGAAGCCAAGCCACTGGGGCGTAGGGAGGTTCACGCGCCGTGTAGACCCCGTAAGTTTGATTTTCCTACGTTTAATAGAATGAAATCGAGCTTGAATGCTAGTAGTAGTTATTATGATCGCAAGGAAGAGATTGTTAACGATGTCGGCAACACGCTGAGTGAAAATTACGAAAGGGCGAAAAAATCAGCGTTAGCTAGCATTAGGTTTGAGGAAAAGGGTAAGGAGGTGATAGAAGTGGATGATGGTAGTCCCAAGGGCATGGTTTCCGAAGATTCGGGCGTGGAGGAGGTTCGTTTTAGGGAAGATGGACGGGATGTGCGCTCTGTGGTGACGGAGCACAAGTGGCAAGAGGGTGATTTGGTTGTGACTGAAGTGAAGGATTTGAAAGCTAAGGATGTGCGTGGCGGTCCTCAGCAGCAGTCAGCTTCATCTGTGGTTTCGGAGTTGACTAACGGCGATTTGAATGTTGTTAATGCTGTGAAGATGTTCGGCACTCTATCTTTAACTCCTGAGCGTGATCTTTCGGATGTTCATGCCTACAAGAAGTTGCTTGAGGCTGTTGACAAGCGCTCGGATACGATTAAGAGGCTGTCGGCTGAAATTAAGCTTAATGAGAAGCGTAGGTCCACATTTGAATTGTTGCGCCCGAAGAAGGAACTAGTACAG GAAGTGCCATTGGAACCTTTTATTCCTCTTACTGAAGATGATGAGTTAGAGGTTACACGTGCCTTTTCTGCCAACAg GAGGAAGATCTTGGTTGCCCATGAGAAATCGTGCATTGAGGTCTCAGGAGAAAAATTTCAATGCCTTAGACCCGGTGCATGGTTAAATGACGAG GTAATAAATTTGTACCTTGAATTGCTAAAAGAAAGGGAGAGAAGAGAGCCCCAGAAGTTTCTGAACTGTCATTTTTTCAATACTTTTTTCTACAAGAAG TTAATAAGTGGCAAGGGTGGTTATGATTTCAAATCTGTGAGGAGATGGACCAGCCAAAAGAAACTGGGATATGGCCTACATGAATGTGATAAA ATTTTTGTTCCTATCCATAAAGAGATCCATTGGTGCTTGGCTGTTATCAATAAGAAAGATAAGAAATTTCAGTACTTGGATTCACTGAAAGGAATAGACACCCATGTGATGAAAGTTCTG GCTAGCTATATTGTAGATGAAGTAAAGGACAAGACTGGAAAAGATCTTGATGTAAGTTCTTGGGAAAAGGAATTTGTTGAAGACCTTCCTGAGCAGCAGAATGG CTCTGAAGTATTTCCTGTAATTTGTGGGCGAATTGTTTTCTAA
- the LOC114177965 gene encoding uncharacterized protein LOC114177965: MEEPQYREHPKTKIAAIPPPQHSDGASAELRGVDCNLASLCEHVQIEGFNSGSFSDIVVNAMGSTYHLHRLILSRSSYFRNMLHGPWKEASAPVVTLHVDDKNVNDEAIAMALAYLYGHHPKLNDSNAFRVLAAASFLDLQDLCGICTDFIISELWTSNFLAYQVFAENQDYGIHGERVRTACWGYLCQSGGMELKEVLPKLSSQTLHALLTSNDLWIPNEEKRFELALHTFLAKGAHCKVEHLSHGISGSESATGIHADSINSKGKSVIDSCTTKRLETDLGKMNLKSGLKDPSTSSVLVELADPVADFNDGVSVSNEQVQQASYVRTPNLNPRYSGDMEGPSLGNSLPDTDVMTTSCYVDMPLGAEATAMAAPGVVIEGPSSEGPCYQLEDNSWFVRDPSRHCLSSNSCNELTSSDWGRYGTPLFSWNGQVVGRRQLKAHPRTNYRGHGDEYDAFFNIFEGGSLLYCNMSFDALLNVRKQLEELGFPCKAVNDGLWLQMLLSQRVQEIAADTCKVCSLTNCTCQKQFAFSHGASTSGSYMQEHNQNIMPASVGSIYVAESSAGERNGLFRPVRVHVRGAIDGLAGIGRGTTFVPASCSHPTRFVFSRVPFGVGNRNYPQSAANDDSETRADPNGDLSGDGLTAVVGLSQGGSNGTNVHTELTQRGYEMGMQSSMSGSNAGDASTGGIPMQMLETPEHTIGIEWDNVNSASISLDMKTPLSHFPPFRFGVRFEDVHRLGDGQVKHSTEVFYAGSLWKISVQAFNDEDPQRRRTLGLFLHRRKAEITDIHRKVHMYVDSREKVTARYQLTVPSKREMMVFGSFKQTGTLLPKYPKGWGWRTALLFDEVADLLQNGALRVIAVVQLV, translated from the exons ATGGAGGAGCCTCAGTATCGGGAGCATCCCAAAACCAAAATCGCCGCCATTCCGCCGCCGCAGCACTCCGACGGAGCCTCCGCGGAGTTGCGCGGCGTCGATTGCAACCTCGCTTCCCTTTGCGAGCATGTCCAAATCGAAGGCTTCAATTCGGGTTCCTTCTCCGACATCGTCGTCAATGCAATGGGTTCCACTTATCACCTTCATCGGCTTATCCTCTCGCGTAGTTCCTATTTCAG GAACATGCTTCACGGGCCTTGGAAAGAAGCCAGTGCTCCTGTTGTGACTCTGCATGTTGATGATAAGAATGTTAATGACGAGGCAATTGCAATGGCGTTGGCGTACCTATACGGGCACCACCCTAAGCTTAATGATAGTAATGCTTTTCGTGTTCTTGCTGCTGCATCCTTTCTCGACCTTCAG gatttatgtggaatttgtacAGATTTCATTATTTCTGAGCTGTGGACTTCAAACTTCTTGGCTTATCAG GTGTTTGCGGAGAACCAAGACTATGGCATTCATGGGGAGCGTGTTAGAACTGCTTGCTGGGGTTACCTTTGTCAAAGTGGTGGCATGGAATTGAAAGAG GTGCTTCCTAAACTTTCATCGCAAACATTACATGCATTACTGACTTCTAATGATCTATGGATACCCAATGAAGAGAAAAG GTTTGAATTGGCTTTGCACACATTCCTGGCAAAAGGTGCTCATTGCAAGGTTGAACATCTTTCGCATGGAATTTCTGGTTCTGAGTCTGCCACTGGTATTCATGCTGATTCTATTAACAGCAAGGGAAAAAGTGTAATTGATAGCTGCACTACTAAGAGGTTGGAAACTGACCTTGGAAAAATGAATCTTAAAAGTGGTTTAAAGGACCCGAGCACTTCAAGTGTTCTAGTTGAGCTTGCAGATCCAGTGGCAGACTTCAACGATGGTGTTTCTGTTTCCAATGAACAGGTTCAACAAGCTTCATATGTCCGTACACCAAACCTGAATCCAAGATATTCTGGTGACATGGAAGGACCATCATTGGGTAATTCATTGCCTGATACAGATGTGATGACAACATCATGCTATGTGGACATGCCTCTTGGTGCAGAAGCTACAGCTATGGCAGCCCCTGGAGTGGTTATTGAAGGGCCGTCTTCCGAAGGACCTTGCTACCAGTTGGAGGACAATAGTTGGTTTGTTAGGGATCCATCAAGACATTGCTTGTCATCAAATTCTTGTAATGAGCTGACGTCCAGTGATTGGGGAAGATATGGAACACCATTGTTTTCATGGAATGGCCAAGTTGTTGGCAGAAGACAGCTTAAAGCTCACCCCAGAACAAACTACAGAGGTCACGGAGATGAATATGATgcatttttcaatatatttgaaGGGGGATCCCTTTTATATTgcaacatgtcttttgatgcgcTTCTAAATGTCAGAAAGCAACTTGAAGAATTAGGTTTCCCTTGCAAAGCTGTAAACGATGGTCTTTGGCTTCAG ATGCTTCTTAGTCAGAGAGTACAGGAAATTGCCGCTGATACATGCAAAGTTTGCTCCCTCACGAATTGCACTTGTCAGAAGCAATTTGCATTTTCACATGGAGCTTCTACATCTGGATCTTACATGCAAGAACATAATCAGAACATTATGCCTGCCAGTGTGGGAAGTATATATGTTGCTGAATCTTCTGCAGGTGAAAGAAATGGTCTTTTTAGACCTGTACGAGTGCATGTTAGAGGTGCTATTGATGGGCTTGCAGGTATTGGCCGTGGAACTACTTTTGTTCCGGCATCTTGTTCGCATCCTACACGTTTCGTCTTTTCTCGTGTACCATTTGGTGTTGGCAACAGAAACTATCCTCAGTCTGCAGCCAATGATGATTCAGAGACACGTGCTGACCCAAATGGTGACCTGTCTGGAGATGGATTGACAGCTGTAGTTGGGTTAAGCCAGGGAGGGAGTAATGGAACAAATGTACATACGGAGCTAACACAAAGGGGGTATGAAATGGGCATGCAAAGCAGCATGTCTGGAAGTAATGCTGGAGATGCAAGTACTGGTGGTATCCCCATGCAGATGTTAGAGACACCAGAACATACCATTGGTATAGAATGGGACAATGTCAACAGTGCTTCCATATCACTGGATATGAAAACACCTTTAAGCCATTTCCCCCCTTTTCGCTTTGG TGTACGTTTTGAGGATGTGCATAGGCTTGGTGATGGCCAGGTCAAGCATTCTACAGAAGTTTTCTACGCTGGTTCTTTGTGGAAG ATCAGTGTACAAGCTTTTAATGATGAAGACCCTCAGAGACGGAGAACCCTTG GGCTGTTTCTTCATCGTCGGAAAGCAGAGATAACTGATATACATAGAAAG GTGCACATGTATGTTGATTCACGTGAAAAGGTGACTGCACGCTACCAG TTAACTGTCCCATCCAAGAGGGAAATGATGGTGTTTGGAAGCTTTAAACAAACAGGCACACTTCTACCTAAATATCCGAAGGGATGGGGTTGGCGAACTGCTCTGTTATTTGACGAGGTTGCTGATCTTCTCCAAAACGGTGCCCTAAGGGTCATTGCTGTAGTGCAGCTTGTATGA
- the LOC114178320 gene encoding uncharacterized protein LOC114178320 — protein MASAQYALSSLLTSHANGRTLRRIPVYSKRQRKNHLRPKILRTQPKPYPLPLPVLPSPTPPHPVAIPQENNNLSVEIPSNETLAGVVAGESENMKELLVSEVAARENGVFEKVSVKDIFKYGALYFLGILVVQTIYAVWATGNYKDNRQYGDLEIDGRESEDGKTVSLPINGVSGEQLLMEAKIEEIRLMAKEARRIESEKKGEEDVEDEDVETDDNEGDVSSRRDDIEKEISERLIKLQNRLNKINVRAKDVTKALQMDASENSAAGMDRGVNKNMNEGDDALVFKKKYKFRSPSAEATKSPKGFPGTRNWKGSDAIKRDSAGEETAQDYGSDASDQAPMLREDKQVNDQDAAKQKSVSSVPSEERGTFVDDAFKVIQNDVKNLKEKIETPDMKTNDGNKTRRTNNGDARETAPGISSMEVIQSRKSRDLSTQNSQGFEEENQDTGISFEKDDVHSVNGNSRHGLTKKHSPANRTKLKVKQADTETDLWWLNLRYVFVILMRRDSKEGSEGFYSIMLTSNEQDQSDDSFTVAFEDRVDANNFCFLLQSFFEDLESFSADAVPVSIKELNEEILSHAKKVVVVKKRQLQLYVGQPLADVEMALRAIIEQGQNVSSH, from the exons ATGGCGAGTGCGCAATACGCACTCTCGTCTCTTCTGACGTCTCACGCTAACGGACGAACTCTTCGTCGTATTCCAGTTTATTCAAAACGGCAGAGGAAAAACCATTTGCGACCCAAAATTCTCAGAACCCAACCCAAACCCTACCCACTCCCACTCCCTGTTCTACCTTCGCCCACGCCGCCACATCCTGTCGCCATTCCACAAGAAAACAACAACCTCAGTGTCGAGATTCCCTCCAACGAGACGCTCGCCGGAGTCGTCGCCGGGGAATCTGAAAATATGAAAGAGTTACTGGTTTCTGAGGTTGCCGCGAGGGAGAATGGTGTTTTTGAGAAGGTTTCCGTGAAAGATATCTTCAAATACGGGGCTTTGTATTTTCTGGGGATTCTGGTGGTACAGACGATTTACGCCGTTTGGGCTACAGGGAATTACAAGGACAACCGCCAATATGGAGATTTGGAGATTGATGGAAGGGAAAGTGAGGATGGGAAGACTGTGTCGTTGCCGATTAATGGTGTTTCTGGGGAACAACTTTTAATGGAGGCGAAAATCGAGGAAATTAGGCTAATGGCGAAGGAAGCGCGGCGAATTGAATCGGAGAAGAAAGGGGAAGAGGACGTGGAGGATGAGGATGTTGAAACTGATGACAATGAAGGTGATGTTTCTAGTCGTAGAGATGATATTGAGAAAGAGATTAGTGAGCGATTGATAAAGCTGCAGAATAGgttaaataagataaatgtTAGGGCTAAGGATGTTACCAAAGCGTTACAGATGGATGCTAGTGAGAATTCTGCTGCTGGAATGGATAGGGGTGTCAATAAGAATATGAATGAGGGAGACGATGCATTGGTGTTTAAGAAGAAGTATAAATTTAGAAGCCCTTCTGCTGAGGCTACAAAATCTCCCAAGGGATTTCCGGGGACCCGAAATTGGAAAGGTTCTGATGCAATAAAGAGGGATTCAGCGGGTGAGGAAACAGCTCAAGATTATGGAAGTGATGCTTCTGACCAAGCCCCAATGTTACGTGAAGATAAACAAGTGAATGATCAGGATGCTGCTAAGCAGAAGAGTGTTTCTAGTGTTCCTTCGGAAGAAAGGGGAACATTTGTTGATGACGCTTTCAAAGTGATTCAAAATGATGTGAAGAATTTGAAAGAGAAGATAGAGACACCAGATATGAAGACAAACGATGGAAATAAAACTAGAAGGACTAACAATG GTGATGCCAGGGAGACTGCTCCTGGGATATCTTCGATGGAAGTGATACAGTCAAGAAAATCAAGAGACTTGAGTACCCAAAATTCTCAGGGTTTTGAGGAAGAAAACCAGGACACAGGCATAAGTTTTGAAAAGGATGATGTGCACAGTGTAAATGGCAATTCAAGACATGGATTAACTAAAAAACATTCACCAGCTAACAGAACCAAACTCAAAGTTAAGCAAGCAGATACAGAGACTGATTTGTGGTGGCTGAACCTCCGTTATGTGTTT GTCATTCTCATGCGAAGAGATTCCAAGGAAGGATCAGAAGGTTTCTATAGCATAATGCTCACATCTAATGAACAGGACCAAAGTGATGATTCCTTTACTGTTGCTTTTGAGGATCGTGTTGATGCCAACAACTTCTGTTTTCTATTGCAATCATTTTTCGAAGATTTGGAGTCTTTTAGTGCTGATGCAGTTCCAGTGTCAATTAAA GAACTGAATGAAGAAATACTATCTCATGCCAAGAAAGTGGTAGTGGTGAAAAAGAGGCAGCTTCAACTTTATGTTGGGCAACCACTTGCTGATGTTGAGATGGCCCTGCGCGCCATAATAGAACAAGGTCAAAATGTATCATCGCATTGA